In a single window of the Limnochorda sp. L945t genome:
- a CDS encoding glycosyltransferase: MTIVFFSDSYTPYVSGVVRSLELTARELTRRGHRVALVAPGYPGYRSPGVDSTGAYVLRLPSLPVPGQGVFRLPVIPLAPLRLPEGYRPDIVHAHSPFLTGTLALRTARRYGVPLVFTHHTLYHEYVHYALLPAGLTRPLVLRTVGRFCRQATAVIAPTPSIARLVRQLYGPVGNVATIPTGIDLSAFAGLDRSWLRGRFAIPAGAPVVIHVGRLAREKNVHMLMQALRRLLEELPALHAVVAGGGPFLAGMRAATSEPPFAGRLHLTGPLAPSEVPRHLAGADLFLTASTTETQGLVAVEAMAAGLPVVAPEAGGIPDVVRSGQDGLLVTARPEALAEAARGLLEQPHRLRRLAEHALARSREFGVEHTVSRLEQFYQRLTSARACGAGQG, from the coding sequence ATGACGATCGTCTTCTTCTCGGACAGCTACACCCCTTACGTCTCGGGGGTCGTGCGCAGCCTGGAGCTCACCGCTCGAGAGCTGACCCGCCGCGGTCACCGCGTGGCCCTGGTCGCTCCCGGCTACCCCGGCTACCGCTCGCCCGGCGTCGATTCGACAGGAGCGTACGTGCTGCGCCTTCCCTCGCTGCCCGTCCCCGGACAAGGCGTCTTTCGCCTGCCCGTCATCCCTTTGGCCCCGCTCCGCCTGCCGGAGGGGTACCGTCCCGACATCGTCCATGCCCACAGCCCATTCCTGACGGGCACCCTCGCCCTGCGCACGGCCCGCCGCTACGGCGTGCCGCTGGTCTTCACGCACCACACGCTCTACCACGAGTACGTCCACTACGCGCTGTTGCCGGCAGGCCTGACCCGCCCGCTCGTCCTGCGCACCGTGGGCCGCTTCTGCCGCCAGGCGACGGCCGTCATCGCGCCGACGCCGTCCATCGCCCGGCTGGTGCGGCAGCTTTACGGGCCGGTCGGCAACGTCGCGACCATCCCCACCGGTATCGATCTGTCCGCCTTCGCAGGGCTCGACCGGAGCTGGCTGCGCGGCCGTTTCGCCATTCCCGCCGGCGCGCCGGTGGTCATCCACGTGGGCCGGCTGGCCCGAGAGAAAAACGTGCACATGCTCATGCAGGCCCTCCGCCGGCTGCTCGAGGAGCTTCCGGCCCTGCACGCCGTCGTGGCGGGCGGCGGGCCCTTCCTCGCCGGTATGCGAGCGGCGACGTCGGAGCCGCCTTTCGCCGGGAGGCTCCACCTCACGGGGCCGCTCGCGCCATCCGAGGTGCCGCGCCACCTGGCCGGGGCCGACCTCTTCCTCACCGCGTCGACCACCGAGACCCAGGGGCTGGTCGCGGTCGAGGCGATGGCGGCAGGGCTTCCCGTCGTCGCCCCCGAGGCCGGGGGCATCCCCGACGTGGTGCGAAGCGGGCAGGACGGCTTGCTGGTAACGGCCCGGCCCGAAGCCCTGGCAGAGGCCGCCCGCGGGTTACTGGAGCAACCGCACCGGCTCCGACGGCTGGCAGAACACGCGCTGGCACGGTCCCGGGAGTTCGGGGTGGAGCATACCGTATCCCGGCTGGAGCAGTTCTACCAGCGCCTGACGAGTGCGCGCGCCTGCGGTGCCGGGCAGGGATGA
- a CDS encoding MarR family winged helix-turn-helix transcriptional regulator, with product MWPVTVVANRRGSIEMLADLFAEVMFDVITTRTLADAGAYLTVSQLECLKYLQRHGSCSAAELADGLHMTPPAVTKLVDRLVRKGLVTRKERADDRRSVEIALTDSGRRAVERIRERRSRIFEMILSRMSPEDQQQLEHALRAFLAAGLNDTAVVEALCLRCGDESTPDCPLIEAYRDLTGTPLQCR from the coding sequence ATGTGGCCCGTGACGGTGGTGGCCAATCGGCGGGGCTCCATCGAGATGCTCGCCGATTTGTTCGCCGAAGTGATGTTCGACGTGATCACGACGCGCACCCTGGCCGACGCAGGTGCGTATCTGACCGTTTCCCAGCTCGAGTGTCTCAAGTACCTGCAGCGTCATGGCTCGTGCTCGGCGGCGGAGCTGGCCGACGGGCTGCACATGACGCCGCCCGCCGTGACCAAGCTGGTCGACCGGTTGGTTCGCAAGGGCTTGGTCACCCGCAAGGAGCGGGCCGACGATCGGCGGTCCGTGGAGATCGCGCTGACCGACTCCGGCCGGCGGGCGGTGGAGCGGATCCGCGAGCGGCGCAGCCGGATCTTCGAGATGATCCTGAGCCGTATGAGCCCGGAAGACCAGCAGCAGCTCGAGCATGCCTTGCGGGCGTTCTTGGCCGCAGGGCTCAACGATACCGCGGTGGTAGAGGCCCTTTGCCTGCGGTGCGGCGACGAGAGCACTCCCGATTGCCCGCTCATCGAAGCCTACCGGGATCTGACCGGGACGCCCCTTCAGTGCCGCTGA
- a CDS encoding 2-oxoacid:ferredoxin oxidoreductase subunit beta produces the protein MSVLETEVLPQLPQGVTLKPSDYKGIKPVWCPGCGDYAILNALVQVLARNRVDPSKLAIVSGIGCSGRFPAFVKSYGFHGVHGRVLPVATGLKLARPDLTVLAVGGDGDGLAIGMGHLPHAVRRNVDLTYLLFDNHIYGLTKGQPSPTTEVGHKTHASPFGVAEYPLNPLALALIAGATFVGRGFSSHTKHLADLIEQAIRHRGFSFVQIMTPCVTFNDMYKVWKEQAYEIGPDHDTSDFQAALHLATAAEGLPIGIFYQAEKPTYLDRLIAGVKESERLKEARRYDDEADAAGLDKLLERLQ, from the coding sequence ATGAGCGTGCTGGAGACCGAGGTGCTCCCCCAGCTTCCGCAGGGGGTTACCCTCAAACCGTCCGATTACAAAGGCATCAAGCCGGTCTGGTGCCCTGGGTGCGGCGACTACGCGATCCTCAACGCGCTGGTGCAGGTGCTGGCCCGCAACCGGGTGGATCCTTCCAAACTGGCCATCGTGTCGGGGATCGGGTGCTCGGGGCGCTTTCCGGCGTTCGTGAAGAGCTACGGGTTCCACGGGGTGCACGGGCGGGTGCTTCCGGTGGCCACGGGGCTCAAGCTGGCACGCCCCGATCTCACGGTGCTCGCCGTCGGGGGTGACGGAGACGGCTTGGCCATCGGCATGGGCCATCTTCCCCACGCGGTGCGCCGCAACGTCGATCTCACGTACCTGCTCTTCGACAACCACATCTACGGGCTGACCAAGGGCCAGCCGTCGCCGACGACGGAGGTGGGCCACAAGACCCACGCTTCGCCTTTCGGGGTGGCCGAGTACCCGCTCAACCCGCTGGCGCTGGCCCTCATTGCCGGGGCGACGTTCGTGGGGCGTGGCTTTTCGAGCCATACCAAGCACCTCGCCGACCTCATCGAACAGGCGATCCGGCACCGGGGCTTCAGCTTCGTGCAGATCATGACGCCGTGCGTCACCTTCAACGACATGTACAAGGTCTGGAAGGAGCAAGCCTACGAGATCGGGCCGGATCACGACACGTCCGACTTCCAGGCGGCGCTGCACCTGGCGACCGCGGCCGAGGGCCTGCCCATCGGCATCTTCTACCAGGCAGAGAAGCCGACCTATCTCGATCGCCTGATTGCGGGCGTCAAGGAGAGCGAGCGTCTCAAAGAGGCGCGCCGCTACGACGACGAGGCCGACGCCGCCGGGCTGGATAAGCTCCTGGAACGCCTGCAGTGA
- a CDS encoding 2-oxoacid:acceptor oxidoreductase subunit alpha: protein MPAVSDAVKALTVARRQGMTIRVAGESGEGVITAGEMLTWALGRAGLWVSTFRTYPAEIKGGPCMFQVRFDRRPLDSPMGPADVLIAFNDEAVQLHQSAVRPGGVILYDRHADGSVPEGLRTDVTARSVPFGQVAVEQLQNRLTKNMVALGATYAAMDLPLDSAKQFVARRFAAKGEEVVSINIRALELGHALAREQLAGLGRLAELSEEEEQAAAEAASTGKRRMIISGNQALAIGAIAGGCRYYAGYPITPASDILEYMAAHLPSFGGVVVQTEDEMAALGSVLGASFGGVPAMTATSGPGLSLMVELIGLGVMSELPAVIVDVQRAGPSTGMPTKTEQGDLNLAVYGGHGDAPRVVMAPVSVRDCLDVGRRAFETAEAYQTPVIVLSELVLAQRTESLPVPSGRDILKRFKPRTTADSLDGAVNGAYRRYRRTEDGISLAAVPGNPAGLHVITGLEHDEYGHPSYEPDVHREMSLKRWHKLERLRREVESRPDGWVERFGPEQARIGLVGWGSTFGSAREAARMAEAMGIPVKGLWVKLLSPLPVQILQAFVDGLEAVIVPELNLSGQFAHYLQARGVRGPIVQLTKQEGLPFSPDEVLARIQEVASR from the coding sequence ATGCCGGCCGTGAGTGATGCGGTGAAAGCGCTCACCGTCGCTCGCCGCCAGGGGATGACCATCCGCGTGGCCGGTGAATCGGGCGAGGGGGTCATCACGGCCGGCGAGATGCTGACCTGGGCCCTGGGGCGGGCCGGATTGTGGGTCAGCACCTTCCGCACCTATCCGGCCGAGATCAAGGGCGGGCCGTGCATGTTCCAGGTGCGGTTCGACCGCCGCCCGCTGGACTCGCCGATGGGGCCCGCCGACGTCTTGATCGCGTTCAATGACGAGGCCGTCCAGCTGCACCAGAGCGCGGTGCGCCCGGGTGGGGTCATTCTCTACGATCGCCACGCGGACGGGTCGGTGCCGGAGGGGCTGCGTACCGACGTGACCGCCCGGTCGGTGCCGTTCGGCCAGGTAGCGGTCGAGCAGCTGCAAAACCGGCTCACCAAGAACATGGTGGCCCTGGGGGCCACCTACGCGGCGATGGATCTGCCGCTCGACTCTGCGAAGCAGTTCGTGGCGCGCCGGTTCGCCGCCAAGGGTGAAGAGGTGGTGAGCATCAACATCCGGGCGCTGGAGCTTGGGCACGCCCTGGCCCGGGAGCAGCTGGCGGGGCTCGGGCGGCTTGCGGAGCTCTCCGAGGAGGAAGAGCAGGCAGCCGCCGAAGCCGCCTCGACGGGCAAGCGGCGGATGATCATCTCGGGCAACCAGGCGCTCGCCATCGGAGCCATCGCAGGAGGGTGCCGCTATTACGCGGGCTACCCGATCACGCCGGCGAGCGACATCCTGGAGTACATGGCGGCCCATCTGCCCTCCTTCGGAGGCGTGGTCGTCCAGACCGAGGACGAGATGGCGGCGCTGGGTTCGGTGTTGGGCGCCTCGTTCGGAGGCGTGCCCGCCATGACGGCCACCTCTGGACCCGGGCTGTCGCTCATGGTGGAGCTCATCGGCCTCGGGGTCATGAGCGAGCTGCCGGCGGTCATCGTAGACGTGCAACGGGCCGGGCCCAGCACGGGCATGCCGACCAAGACGGAGCAGGGCGATCTCAACCTGGCCGTCTACGGCGGCCACGGGGATGCGCCGCGGGTCGTGATGGCCCCGGTGAGCGTCCGCGACTGCCTCGACGTCGGGCGGCGGGCGTTCGAGACGGCTGAGGCGTACCAGACGCCGGTCATCGTCCTCAGCGAGTTGGTGCTGGCGCAGCGCACCGAGAGCCTGCCCGTGCCGAGCGGGCGCGACATCCTGAAGCGCTTCAAGCCGCGCACGACCGCCGATTCGCTGGACGGCGCCGTCAACGGAGCGTACCGGCGCTACCGCCGGACGGAGGACGGCATCTCTCTGGCGGCGGTGCCCGGCAACCCGGCCGGGCTGCACGTCATCACGGGCCTGGAGCACGACGAGTACGGCCATCCGAGCTACGAGCCGGACGTGCACCGCGAGATGTCCCTCAAGCGGTGGCACAAGCTCGAGCGCCTGCGCCGGGAGGTCGAGTCCCGCCCGGACGGCTGGGTCGAGCGCTTCGGGCCTGAGCAGGCCCGCATCGGGCTGGTGGGCTGGGGGTCGACCTTCGGCTCAGCCCGTGAGGCGGCCCGGATGGCGGAAGCGATGGGGATTCCCGTCAAGGGGCTCTGGGTCAAGCTGCTCTCGCCGCTACCCGTCCAGATCCTCCAGGCGTTCGTGGACGGCCTGGAGGCGGTGATCGTGCCGGAGCTCAACCTCAGCGGCCAGTTCGCCCATTACCTGCAGGCCCGGGGCGTGCGGGGCCCCATCGTGCAGCTCACCAAGCAGGAGGGTCTACCGTTCTCGCCGGACGAGGTACTGGCCCGCATCCAGGAGGTGGCTTCGCGATGA